A DNA window from Schistocerca gregaria isolate iqSchGreg1 chromosome 2, iqSchGreg1.2, whole genome shotgun sequence contains the following coding sequences:
- the LOC126326043 gene encoding uncharacterized protein LOC126326043 isoform X1: MLAGDNFTLFIRYKIFLAGFGSCILSCYTKARMIHTKRAPNGELKTQRRNIRKARVHTGTSVPKEQNMNHMDGINYLMNGTKVKISVSPREMWKKHLEDSSVTENFIPNTTRVEETAHCSEKFLEMSNSGQYLLAHMRETSRISPGSDGSSSLSDNSHQLKSSCKRGQLSNSNNEEQTNSKNAIDYNIDMDIHLRKKKKQRTSGGKPQIYDDALDISEHHTQTRREGEMSNSMESSDTSFSKKRTPEHKLKKKKYAVIKQDLFDITSPTVLNQTKQLMKDILKKTGKLDVDPETTKSCDQPKIFESRSSADSILNVRPKNTLRKKVSRPHGKNPYESLMGTSNNVDPIAELENKTGNVSSGSASSIAPVPKNVRYNFKQIHLKHGMFDSVVENPVAEDSVRNMQANDTCTNEQQNKDISAQMDVRKAPASAKIVGKRNKKHFPPNYSESVIGNNDGSAEQNIENQNNDIALAENYAENTLAASISAEMDVLKAPASAKIVGKRNKKHLQPNYSELVVGNNDESAEQNIEKQNNYIALAENYAKNTFAGSISAEMDVLKAPASAKIVGKRNKKHLQPNYSELVAGSNDKSAEPTVEKQHSDIALDENYAQNGLAANTKDSVEVSATNLFIMKVLGKKIDPVSPHTFELSGMQGDSHKNHNLEGSRQTNDGDYNHSVDKLVKRKAFHGLKRTSEYDCHTLPEFGRPMESPSYSLTISKFKPKITSSKIVVDKDEIIEQCPPTLAALQQEATSNMLKVTHKEKQTYQSDNPIAHQPRFSDHECEETNCKERKKCYNSVYDNTLSSDLTFDPDNVPHSTMVKSSSKKEHPPSAMHKIETKTRRSLAASFLELVHVSTESSETVSSGTEKAGIRNNNFTLNGRESGNEPTIENKINVNGMKYSELETNEHHSNTVRKDASFANKIPVPENLHAVSDHKPITESIPSNVLNFLTSNYRTSEQSACDNDVSQVLGHVRNKTKSLAKSRSLNSQDELINADSKNEKKKQGNNKSAPGELTNSPDHIVFQKMGCDTKQSVSLPCMGSISSYSTSKAQEKCQSHAEIDQISPFNTFAQKICNSEVEELNLRKSDKASLRAESRKSSNYSYVAVSSSKLIETDVSTSKKGSNVRSITKMTGASIENKTDYAVASNFSEEHCTSKGTPELRELSSPFLSASHINKTSHKENFSLSIRNSSEVRKNVNKNSTANNVSNAKIVNSDSPRFSKANNGKGHDEYLKDSFHRNRQTENEKQSFSDTQPQLTDDDDDDDDDDDDANGAEGRTSVVIGGLRELTTPPRSASQINTSHKENFSPNTENSSKARSKENNKNSIVNPLSNAKIIHSVSYGLSNANNDKTPNDDHFKDSINRNSQMRSERRSYVDVHPQPMVDNDADGTEEERRVINKVPPEESKCIIHQKKSDLKQTHGKTTVHARFLIDGEPYHKPKLARPKPWINQRFYNHILPKFDRKFGLNGSVKCEEFVKVLCTEVTACIRERKNWDVHVYSVQKLLRKYLSVNTYAHYLIFGEKYLPDEFVFKVGLTYEKHYRNK; the protein is encoded by the coding sequence CAAGGGAGATGTGGAAGAAGCATTTGGAAGACAGTTCAGTCACAGAAAATTTCATCCCAAATACAACTAGAGTTGAGGAAACAGCACACTGTTCAGAGAAATTTCTTGAAATGTCAAATTCTGGTCAGTATCTTTTGGCACATATGAGGGAGACTTCAAGAATTTCCCCTGGATCAGATGGTTCATCCTCTTTATCAGATAATAGTCATCAGCTCAAAAGCAGTTGTAAGAGAGGTCAACTTTCAAATTCAAATAATGAGGAACAAACAAATTCAAAGAATGCGATTGATTACAATATTGATATGGACATACACttaaggaagaaaaagaaacaacgaACAAGTGGCGGAAAACCACAAATATATGATGACGCACTTGACATAAGCGAACACCATACTCAGACGAGAAGAGAAGGAGAGATGAGTAATAGCATGGAATCATCAGATACCAGTTTTTCCAAAAAGAGAACACCAGAACATAAACTCAAGAAGAAGAAATATGCAGTAATAAAGCAGGATTTATTTGATATAACATCACCTACTGTTTTAAATCAGACGAAGCAACTTATGAAAGATATTTTGAAGAAGACTGGTAAACTTGATGTAGATCCAGAAACCACCAAGAGTTGTGACCAACCAAAAATATTTGAATCAAGATCAAGTGCAGACTCTATTTTGAATGTGAGACCAAAAAATACATTGAGGAAGAAGGTGTCAAGGCCTCATGGGAAAAATCCGTATGAATCTTTGATGGGTACCAGCAATAACGTTGATCCTATAGCTGAAttagaaaataaaactggaaatgttTCTTCAGGATCAGCTAGTAGCATTGCTCCAGTACCTAAAAATGTCAGATACAATTTTAAGCAGATACATCTGAAGCATGGTATGTTTGACTCAGTAGTTGAGAATCCTGTTGCTGAGGATTCTGTTCGGAACATGCAGGCGAATGATACATGTACCAATGAGCAACAGAATAAAGACATTTCTGCACAAATGGATGTTCGGAAAGCTCCTGCATCAGCCAAAATTGttggcaaaagaaacaaaaaacattttccGCCCAATTACTCTGAATCAGTTATTGGAAATAATGATGGCAGTGCTGAGCAAAATATTGAGAATCAGAACAATGATATTGCCTTGGCTGAGAATTATGCCGAAAATACATTGGCAGCTAGTATTTCTGCAGAAATGGATGTTCTGAAAGCTCCTGCATCTGCTAAAATCGttggcaaaagaaacaaaaaacatctTCAGCCTAATTACTCTGAATTGGttgttggaaataatgatgaaagtGCTGAACAAAATATTGAGAAGCAGAACAATTATATTGCCTTGGCTGAGAATTATGCAAAAAATACATTTGCAGGTAGTATTTCTGCAGAAATGGATGTTCTGAAAGCTCCTGCATCTGCTAAAATTGTtggtaaaagaaacaaaaaacatctTCAGCCCAATTACTCTGAATTAGTTGCTGGAAGTAATGACAAAAGTGCTGAGCCCACTGTTGAGAAACAGCACAGTGATATTGCCTTGGACGAGAATTATGCCCAAAATGGATTGGCAGCTAATACAAAGGATAGTGTAGAAGTTTCTGCCACAAATTTATTTATAATGAAGGTACTTGGTAAGAAAATTGATCCAGTGTCACCACACACATTCGAGCTTTCAGGAATGCAGGGGGATTCACATAAAAATCACAACTTAGAAGGTAGTAGACAAACAAATGATGGGGACTATAACCACTCAGTTGATAAATTAGTTAAAAGAAAAGCCTTCCATGGCCTTAAACGTACCTCTGAATATGATTGTCACACGTTACCTGAATTTGGGAGACCCATGGAATCACCTAGTTATTCTCTTACAATCTCTAAATTCAAACCAAAAATTACATCTTCTAAGATCGTTGTGGATAAAGATGAGATTATAGAACAGTGTCCACCTACTCTGGCTGCACTTCAGCAAGAGGCAACATCTAACATGTTAAAAGTAACTCATAAAGAGAAACAAACGTATCAGTCAGATAACCCCATTGCTCACCAGCCAAGATTTTCAGATCATGAGTGTGAGGAAACTAactgtaaggaaagaaagaaatgttataaTAGTGTTTATGACAACACTCTGTCATCAGATTTAACATTTGATCCAGACAATGTACCACATTCAACAATGGTGAAATCAAGCAGTaagaaggaacatccaccttctgCCATGCACAAAATAGAGACTAAAACGAGAAGGAGCCTGGCAGCTTCATTTCTGGAGTTAGTGCATGTTTCCACAGAAAGTAGTGAAACAGTTAGTTCAGGGACAGAGAAAGCAGGTATCAGAAATAATAATTTCACATTAAATGGCAGGGAAAGTGGAAACGAACCaactattgaaaataaaataaatgtcaatGGAATGAAATACAGTGAATTAGAAACAAATGAGCATCACTCAAATACTGTAAGGAAAGATGCCAGTTTTGCTAACAAAATTCCTGTGCCAGAAAACTTACATGCTGTGTCAGACCACAAACCCATTACAGAAAGCATTCCCTCAAACGTTTTGAATTTCCTAACATCAAACTACAGGACATCAGAACAGTCTGCTTGTGATAACGATGTTAGTCAAGTGTTGGGACATGTGAGAAACAAAACCAAAAGCTTGGCAAAAAGTAGATCCTTAAATTCTCAAGACGAATTAATCAATGCAGACAGTAAAAATGAGAAGAAAAAGCAAGGAAACAataaaagtgctcctggtgaactTACAAACTCTCCTGATCATATTGTATTCCAAAAAATGGGGTGTGATACCAAACAGAGTGTATCTTTGCCTTGTATGGGAAGCATTTCTTCATACTCTACTAGTAAAGCACAAGAAAAGTGTCAAAGTCATGCTGAAATTGACCAGATATCTCCATTTAACACATTTGCTCAGAAAATTTGTAATTCAGAAGTTGAAGAGCTTAATCTGAGAAAGAGTGACAAAGCAAGTTTGAGAGCTGAGAGCAGAAAGTCTTCAAATTATTCGTATGTGGCAGTTTCATctagtaaattgattgagacagaTGTCTCAACCAGCAAAAAAGGCAGTAACGTGAGGAGTATCACCAAAATGACAGGTGCTTCCATAGAAAATAAAACTGATTATGCAGTAGCATCTAATTTTAGTGAGGAACACTGTACATCGAAAGGAACACCAGAATTAAGAGAATTATCTTCTCCTTTTCTGTCAGCATCTCATATAAATAAAACATCTCACAAGGAAAACTTCTCCTTGAGCATTAGAAACAGCagtgaagtaagaaaaaatgtgaacAAAAATTCAACAGCTAACAATGTGTCAAATGCAAAAATTGTTAACTCAGATTCACCTCGTTTCTCTAAAGCAAATAATGGTAAAGGGCATGATGAGTACTTGAAAGACAGTTTCCACAGAAACAGGCAAACCGAAAATGAGAAACAAAGTTTTTCTGACACCCAACCACAActgacagatgatgatgatgatgatgatgatgatgatgatgatgcaaacgGTGCAGAAGGAAGGACTTCAGTGGTTATCGGAGGGTTAAGAGAATTGACTACACCTCCTCGCTCAGCATCTCAGATAAATACATCTCACAAGGAAAACTTCTCGCCGAACACTGAAAACAGCAGTAAAGCGAGAAGTAAGGAAAACAACAAAAATTCAATAGTTAaccctctttcaaatgctaaaataATTCACTCAGTTTCATATGGTCTGTCTAATGCAAATAATGATAAAACGCCAAATGATGACCACTTCAAAGACAGTATAAATAGAAACAGCCAAATGAGAAGTGAAAGACGAAGCTATGTGGACGTCCATCCACAACCAATGGTAGATAATGATGCAGATGGTACAGAGGAGGAGAGACGAGTGATTAACAAAGTGCCTCCAGAGGAAAGTAAATGTATTATTCACCAAAAAAAATCAGATCTCAAGCAAACTCATGGTAAAACAACAGTACACGCTCGTTTCTTGATTGACGGTGAACCATATCACAAACCTAAACTGGCACGTCCAAAGCCTTGGATTAATCAGAGATTTTATAATCATATTTTACCAAAATTTGACAGAAAATTTGGTCTCAATGGTAGTGTAAAGTGCGAAGAGTTTGTAAAAGTACTTTGTACCGAAGTTACGGCTTGCATTCGTGAAAGAAAAAATTGGGATGTGCATGTATACAGTGTACAAAAGTTACTCAGAAAATACTTATCAGTAAACACTTATGCACACTACCTTATATTTGGGGAAAAATATTTACCAGATGAGTTTGTTTTCAAGGTGGGTCTGACATATGAAAAGCATTATAGAAATAAATGA
- the LOC126326043 gene encoding uncharacterized protein LOC126326043 isoform X2 has product MIHTKRAPNGELKTQRRNIRKARVHTGTSVPKEQNMNHMDGINYLMNGTKVKISVSPREMWKKHLEDSSVTENFIPNTTRVEETAHCSEKFLEMSNSGQYLLAHMRETSRISPGSDGSSSLSDNSHQLKSSCKRGQLSNSNNEEQTNSKNAIDYNIDMDIHLRKKKKQRTSGGKPQIYDDALDISEHHTQTRREGEMSNSMESSDTSFSKKRTPEHKLKKKKYAVIKQDLFDITSPTVLNQTKQLMKDILKKTGKLDVDPETTKSCDQPKIFESRSSADSILNVRPKNTLRKKVSRPHGKNPYESLMGTSNNVDPIAELENKTGNVSSGSASSIAPVPKNVRYNFKQIHLKHGMFDSVVENPVAEDSVRNMQANDTCTNEQQNKDISAQMDVRKAPASAKIVGKRNKKHFPPNYSESVIGNNDGSAEQNIENQNNDIALAENYAENTLAASISAEMDVLKAPASAKIVGKRNKKHLQPNYSELVVGNNDESAEQNIEKQNNYIALAENYAKNTFAGSISAEMDVLKAPASAKIVGKRNKKHLQPNYSELVAGSNDKSAEPTVEKQHSDIALDENYAQNGLAANTKDSVEVSATNLFIMKVLGKKIDPVSPHTFELSGMQGDSHKNHNLEGSRQTNDGDYNHSVDKLVKRKAFHGLKRTSEYDCHTLPEFGRPMESPSYSLTISKFKPKITSSKIVVDKDEIIEQCPPTLAALQQEATSNMLKVTHKEKQTYQSDNPIAHQPRFSDHECEETNCKERKKCYNSVYDNTLSSDLTFDPDNVPHSTMVKSSSKKEHPPSAMHKIETKTRRSLAASFLELVHVSTESSETVSSGTEKAGIRNNNFTLNGRESGNEPTIENKINVNGMKYSELETNEHHSNTVRKDASFANKIPVPENLHAVSDHKPITESIPSNVLNFLTSNYRTSEQSACDNDVSQVLGHVRNKTKSLAKSRSLNSQDELINADSKNEKKKQGNNKSAPGELTNSPDHIVFQKMGCDTKQSVSLPCMGSISSYSTSKAQEKCQSHAEIDQISPFNTFAQKICNSEVEELNLRKSDKASLRAESRKSSNYSYVAVSSSKLIETDVSTSKKGSNVRSITKMTGASIENKTDYAVASNFSEEHCTSKGTPELRELSSPFLSASHINKTSHKENFSLSIRNSSEVRKNVNKNSTANNVSNAKIVNSDSPRFSKANNGKGHDEYLKDSFHRNRQTENEKQSFSDTQPQLTDDDDDDDDDDDDANGAEGRTSVVIGGLRELTTPPRSASQINTSHKENFSPNTENSSKARSKENNKNSIVNPLSNAKIIHSVSYGLSNANNDKTPNDDHFKDSINRNSQMRSERRSYVDVHPQPMVDNDADGTEEERRVINKVPPEESKCIIHQKKSDLKQTHGKTTVHARFLIDGEPYHKPKLARPKPWINQRFYNHILPKFDRKFGLNGSVKCEEFVKVLCTEVTACIRERKNWDVHVYSVQKLLRKYLSVNTYAHYLIFGEKYLPDEFVFKVGLTYEKHYRNK; this is encoded by the coding sequence CAAGGGAGATGTGGAAGAAGCATTTGGAAGACAGTTCAGTCACAGAAAATTTCATCCCAAATACAACTAGAGTTGAGGAAACAGCACACTGTTCAGAGAAATTTCTTGAAATGTCAAATTCTGGTCAGTATCTTTTGGCACATATGAGGGAGACTTCAAGAATTTCCCCTGGATCAGATGGTTCATCCTCTTTATCAGATAATAGTCATCAGCTCAAAAGCAGTTGTAAGAGAGGTCAACTTTCAAATTCAAATAATGAGGAACAAACAAATTCAAAGAATGCGATTGATTACAATATTGATATGGACATACACttaaggaagaaaaagaaacaacgaACAAGTGGCGGAAAACCACAAATATATGATGACGCACTTGACATAAGCGAACACCATACTCAGACGAGAAGAGAAGGAGAGATGAGTAATAGCATGGAATCATCAGATACCAGTTTTTCCAAAAAGAGAACACCAGAACATAAACTCAAGAAGAAGAAATATGCAGTAATAAAGCAGGATTTATTTGATATAACATCACCTACTGTTTTAAATCAGACGAAGCAACTTATGAAAGATATTTTGAAGAAGACTGGTAAACTTGATGTAGATCCAGAAACCACCAAGAGTTGTGACCAACCAAAAATATTTGAATCAAGATCAAGTGCAGACTCTATTTTGAATGTGAGACCAAAAAATACATTGAGGAAGAAGGTGTCAAGGCCTCATGGGAAAAATCCGTATGAATCTTTGATGGGTACCAGCAATAACGTTGATCCTATAGCTGAAttagaaaataaaactggaaatgttTCTTCAGGATCAGCTAGTAGCATTGCTCCAGTACCTAAAAATGTCAGATACAATTTTAAGCAGATACATCTGAAGCATGGTATGTTTGACTCAGTAGTTGAGAATCCTGTTGCTGAGGATTCTGTTCGGAACATGCAGGCGAATGATACATGTACCAATGAGCAACAGAATAAAGACATTTCTGCACAAATGGATGTTCGGAAAGCTCCTGCATCAGCCAAAATTGttggcaaaagaaacaaaaaacattttccGCCCAATTACTCTGAATCAGTTATTGGAAATAATGATGGCAGTGCTGAGCAAAATATTGAGAATCAGAACAATGATATTGCCTTGGCTGAGAATTATGCCGAAAATACATTGGCAGCTAGTATTTCTGCAGAAATGGATGTTCTGAAAGCTCCTGCATCTGCTAAAATCGttggcaaaagaaacaaaaaacatctTCAGCCTAATTACTCTGAATTGGttgttggaaataatgatgaaagtGCTGAACAAAATATTGAGAAGCAGAACAATTATATTGCCTTGGCTGAGAATTATGCAAAAAATACATTTGCAGGTAGTATTTCTGCAGAAATGGATGTTCTGAAAGCTCCTGCATCTGCTAAAATTGTtggtaaaagaaacaaaaaacatctTCAGCCCAATTACTCTGAATTAGTTGCTGGAAGTAATGACAAAAGTGCTGAGCCCACTGTTGAGAAACAGCACAGTGATATTGCCTTGGACGAGAATTATGCCCAAAATGGATTGGCAGCTAATACAAAGGATAGTGTAGAAGTTTCTGCCACAAATTTATTTATAATGAAGGTACTTGGTAAGAAAATTGATCCAGTGTCACCACACACATTCGAGCTTTCAGGAATGCAGGGGGATTCACATAAAAATCACAACTTAGAAGGTAGTAGACAAACAAATGATGGGGACTATAACCACTCAGTTGATAAATTAGTTAAAAGAAAAGCCTTCCATGGCCTTAAACGTACCTCTGAATATGATTGTCACACGTTACCTGAATTTGGGAGACCCATGGAATCACCTAGTTATTCTCTTACAATCTCTAAATTCAAACCAAAAATTACATCTTCTAAGATCGTTGTGGATAAAGATGAGATTATAGAACAGTGTCCACCTACTCTGGCTGCACTTCAGCAAGAGGCAACATCTAACATGTTAAAAGTAACTCATAAAGAGAAACAAACGTATCAGTCAGATAACCCCATTGCTCACCAGCCAAGATTTTCAGATCATGAGTGTGAGGAAACTAactgtaaggaaagaaagaaatgttataaTAGTGTTTATGACAACACTCTGTCATCAGATTTAACATTTGATCCAGACAATGTACCACATTCAACAATGGTGAAATCAAGCAGTaagaaggaacatccaccttctgCCATGCACAAAATAGAGACTAAAACGAGAAGGAGCCTGGCAGCTTCATTTCTGGAGTTAGTGCATGTTTCCACAGAAAGTAGTGAAACAGTTAGTTCAGGGACAGAGAAAGCAGGTATCAGAAATAATAATTTCACATTAAATGGCAGGGAAAGTGGAAACGAACCaactattgaaaataaaataaatgtcaatGGAATGAAATACAGTGAATTAGAAACAAATGAGCATCACTCAAATACTGTAAGGAAAGATGCCAGTTTTGCTAACAAAATTCCTGTGCCAGAAAACTTACATGCTGTGTCAGACCACAAACCCATTACAGAAAGCATTCCCTCAAACGTTTTGAATTTCCTAACATCAAACTACAGGACATCAGAACAGTCTGCTTGTGATAACGATGTTAGTCAAGTGTTGGGACATGTGAGAAACAAAACCAAAAGCTTGGCAAAAAGTAGATCCTTAAATTCTCAAGACGAATTAATCAATGCAGACAGTAAAAATGAGAAGAAAAAGCAAGGAAACAataaaagtgctcctggtgaactTACAAACTCTCCTGATCATATTGTATTCCAAAAAATGGGGTGTGATACCAAACAGAGTGTATCTTTGCCTTGTATGGGAAGCATTTCTTCATACTCTACTAGTAAAGCACAAGAAAAGTGTCAAAGTCATGCTGAAATTGACCAGATATCTCCATTTAACACATTTGCTCAGAAAATTTGTAATTCAGAAGTTGAAGAGCTTAATCTGAGAAAGAGTGACAAAGCAAGTTTGAGAGCTGAGAGCAGAAAGTCTTCAAATTATTCGTATGTGGCAGTTTCATctagtaaattgattgagacagaTGTCTCAACCAGCAAAAAAGGCAGTAACGTGAGGAGTATCACCAAAATGACAGGTGCTTCCATAGAAAATAAAACTGATTATGCAGTAGCATCTAATTTTAGTGAGGAACACTGTACATCGAAAGGAACACCAGAATTAAGAGAATTATCTTCTCCTTTTCTGTCAGCATCTCATATAAATAAAACATCTCACAAGGAAAACTTCTCCTTGAGCATTAGAAACAGCagtgaagtaagaaaaaatgtgaacAAAAATTCAACAGCTAACAATGTGTCAAATGCAAAAATTGTTAACTCAGATTCACCTCGTTTCTCTAAAGCAAATAATGGTAAAGGGCATGATGAGTACTTGAAAGACAGTTTCCACAGAAACAGGCAAACCGAAAATGAGAAACAAAGTTTTTCTGACACCCAACCACAActgacagatgatgatgatgatgatgatgatgatgatgatgatgcaaacgGTGCAGAAGGAAGGACTTCAGTGGTTATCGGAGGGTTAAGAGAATTGACTACACCTCCTCGCTCAGCATCTCAGATAAATACATCTCACAAGGAAAACTTCTCGCCGAACACTGAAAACAGCAGTAAAGCGAGAAGTAAGGAAAACAACAAAAATTCAATAGTTAaccctctttcaaatgctaaaataATTCACTCAGTTTCATATGGTCTGTCTAATGCAAATAATGATAAAACGCCAAATGATGACCACTTCAAAGACAGTATAAATAGAAACAGCCAAATGAGAAGTGAAAGACGAAGCTATGTGGACGTCCATCCACAACCAATGGTAGATAATGATGCAGATGGTACAGAGGAGGAGAGACGAGTGATTAACAAAGTGCCTCCAGAGGAAAGTAAATGTATTATTCACCAAAAAAAATCAGATCTCAAGCAAACTCATGGTAAAACAACAGTACACGCTCGTTTCTTGATTGACGGTGAACCATATCACAAACCTAAACTGGCACGTCCAAAGCCTTGGATTAATCAGAGATTTTATAATCATATTTTACCAAAATTTGACAGAAAATTTGGTCTCAATGGTAGTGTAAAGTGCGAAGAGTTTGTAAAAGTACTTTGTACCGAAGTTACGGCTTGCATTCGTGAAAGAAAAAATTGGGATGTGCATGTATACAGTGTACAAAAGTTACTCAGAAAATACTTATCAGTAAACACTTATGCACACTACCTTATATTTGGGGAAAAATATTTACCAGATGAGTTTGTTTTCAAGGTGGGTCTGACATATGAAAAGCATTATAGAAATAAATGA